A section of the Papio anubis isolate 15944 chromosome 2, Panubis1.0, whole genome shotgun sequence genome encodes:
- the RTP4 gene encoding receptor-transporting protein 4: protein MVVDIRTWEQTFQELIQEAKPWAKWTLKLDGNLQLDCLAQGWKQYQQRAFGWFRCSSCQRSWASAQVQILCHTSWEHWTSQGQVRMRLFGQRCQKCSWSQYEMPEFSSDSTTRILSNLVQHILKKYYGNGTRKSPEMPVILEVALEGSHDTANCEACTLGICGQGLKSYMTKPSKSPLSHLKTANSSPAIGAAYIPNQGKNQSAETKEAKGRGYEKLGPSRDPDPLNICVFVLLLVFIIVKCFTSES, encoded by the exons atggtTGTAGATATCCGGACTTGGGAGCAGACATTTCAAGAACTAATCCAAGAGGCAAAACCCTGGGCCAAATGGACACTGAAGTTGGATGGAAACCTTCAGCTAGACTGCTTGGCTCAAGGGTGGAAGCAATACCAACAGAGAGCATTTGGCTG GTTCCGGTGTTCTTCCTGCCAGCGAAGCTGGGCTTCCGCCCAGGTGCAGATTCTGTGCCACACGTCCTGGGAGCACTGGACATCTCAGGGCCAGGTGCGTATGAGGCTCTTTGGCCAAAGGTGCCAGAAGTGCTCCTGGTCCCAATATGAGATGCCTGAGTTCTCCTCGGATAGCACCACGAGGATTCTGAGCAACCTGGTGCAGCATATACTGAAGAAATACTATGGAAATGGCACGAGGAAGTCTCCAGAAATGCCAGTAATCCTGGAAGTGGCCCTGGAAGGATCCCATGACACAGCCAATTGTGAGGCATGCACTCTGGGCATCTGTGGGCAGGGCTTAAAAAGCTACATGACAAAGCCATCCAAATCCCCACTCTCCCACCTAAAGACTGCGAATTCCTCACCTGCAATTGGTGCTGCATACATCCCAAACCAAGGCAAGAACCAGTCAGCTGAGACAAAAGAGGCTAAGGGGAGAGGGTATGAGAAATTAGGGCCCAGTCGAGACCCAGATCCATTGAACATCTGTGTCTTTGTTTTGCTGCTTGTATTTATTATAGTCAAATGCTTTACATCAGAATCATGA